In Sphingobacterium sp. SYP-B4668, the sequence ACGAAAAGGAAAATTAAGAAAAAGGAGGTTTCTTGTAAGAAACCTCCTTTTTCTCTTTTAATAATATGCTATACTTTATAGATTTTCATTTCGATTTCTTTCACTTTCTGGAATTGCAAAAAGATAATATCGACTATTAGGCACAAAAGATGTACGATCAGGAAATATCAGAAGTGTATGGCCTAAAGCCTCCACACTTTCGTTCTTCCCTTCGTCATTTTTCACGGTCACATATATTGCTGTACCATCGGGTTTAACATAGCTTTTCCGCGCAACGGAGACCTGCGTCCGTAGGATGTCGGTGAGTGAAAATCCTTCTCCCCACAATTCTTTTCGACGCTCAATCAATATTGCATCAACTAGGTTCCCTGAAGTGTAAGGTTTGGCATTCCGTGCACCCCGCAATTCATTCAAGCGATCTATAGCCTCTCCTTCATGTCCGCCCCTCGCCAATCCTTCCGCCTCAATCAAATACATTTCTGCTGCACGCATATATACAATATCGCCAGTCATATTCGACCTAAACTTGAACTTTTTATACTTCAACCAGCCTTTGTTTATGCTAGATCCACTCCATTCGAAAAGTTGACTACGGATATCTTGCTCATCAAATAGTTCTTTAAAATATGGATCAGCCATAAAACTGCTATAGTAAGCTTCCTTTGAGGAGACATCCATGTAGTGGAATGTATAACTCTCATCGCTTTGCTCTGGGGTCTGTGGATGCCCCCATATCCATTCGCCATTTGCCAAGTCATTGAACCCTTCTGCATATTTAGCTGCTTCCATTAAAGGATAGCCCTTTCGAGCATCAGCCGCATGCTTTGCTGCAAGCTCCCATTTCTCGGTATTCAAATAGGTACGAGCCAAAAGGCCGTTGATTATCGCACTATTGATTTTGTATTTTGCTCCTTGATACATCCCCACCAATGTTAACGCATCTTTAAGATCGGATTCAATCAATGCATACACTTGCTCTACTGTGGCCCGAGCCTGAGGAACAGTGGTAACAGTGGTCGGCTCGGTATAAATGGGTACTGCCAATGCATCCTTGTCCTTGGCATATGTATACTGATAGAAACTTACTAGGTTGTAATAAGCAAAAGCCCGAAGTGCTTTGGCCTGTCCTTTCAGCCTGTTCTTATAGTCTAGATCTCCATCAGCAGCATCTATTTTGGTGACGACATTATTCATATTGTCAATGACTTTATAGAATAAGGTCCAGAAAAAGGTAGTCCTGCTGGAAGTCTCATTGAACATGTCTGTGAAATTGTAAGGCCCCGCATATCCATACTTGGTTGTAATCAGTGCGACATCGCTTCCCATAGCGTCACTGGTACGCATCACAGCACTATACCCTGGGTTAGCGTAAGTAGCATATGTTTCATTCAGATATTTCCAGGTGCCATTGATGACCGTCTCTATATTATCTGCATTCTTATAGATTTCATTTTCATCCACGGCATCGGTCGGTGCTGTCTCTAGATCTTTTGAACAACCTACCACCACTAAAAGAAAGAGACTGGCTATATATATAATATTTCTATTCATGATTATTTATCCTATTTTTCAAAATCCATTCTAAAATCCTAACTGTAGACCTGCAGATACTGAACGCATTGCTGGGTATCTATAATAAGTTGCTCCATTGACTGTTTGCTCAGGGTCCATCCCTTTGTGTTTGTTGAAGGTCAATAGGTTCTCTCCTTGAGCAAAGACGCGTAATTGTTGCAACCCGATACGGGTCAGCAAGTTTTTAGAAAAGTTATATCCCAAGCTCACATTTTTCAAGCGCGCATAACTGGCACTATACAGGAAACGAGTAGACTGTTGTGTCCAACCTGAGTTGGTAGTCGAGAGCGCTGGCACGTCAGTATCTGTATTTTCAGGGGTCCAGCGGTTTAAAATCTCCTTACTCCATGCTCGTCCAGGAGAATTACCATTGTGCATGACCATCAAATAGTCTCCATCATAAATCTTGCCCCCTAGACTGAAAGTCAGTAGCGCTGATAGATCTATATTTTTGTAGGTGAATGTATTGCTCAGTCCTCCAGTTACTTTGGGTAATGCCGATCCTTGAATCGACCTGGAGGCTTTACTGTAGTCCCAAGTCGCATCCTTTGAACCGTCAGCATTCTGAATGTACCACGTTGGTGTACCATCTCCAGGATTTACCCCTGCCCATTCCTTTATATAAAAATCATATATAGATCCACCAACACGCAGTAATTTATTACCACTTTCAATATCCTTATTTCCATTTGGCAGTTCGGTAATCTGGTTTTTAAAATGGCTTACATTCAAATCTAGATTCCATCGAAAATCTTCATTCCTGATGGGAATGGTCTGTAAAGTCAATTCAATACCTGTATTTTTGATCCCCCCTAAGTTGACATCATATCCTGTAAATCCGGTCGAAGGCGCCATCGGCATGGTATACAATAAGTCTTTGCTCTTACGATCGAAATACTCTATCGAAGCAGAAATGCGATTATTCAAAATAGCGACATCTAATCCTACATTTAGATTAAGGTTGGTTTCCCACTTCAAATCTGGTGTCGCCAATCGGCGTGTCACCGTCCCCCCTTCACCCAAGCTATTGGTGATGGCATACAATCCTTGATAGGCATAATAAGTACCTAGATTGTCATTGCCTTGCGCACCATAACTGGCTCGTAAAGTAAGTTGGTTGAATAGTCCTGTATTCTTAAGAAATTCTTCCTCGGCAATTTTCCAGGAAGCTCCCAAAGACCAGAATGTACCCCATCTGGTATCTGGAGCAAAGCGCGAAGACCCGTCCGTACGTAGTGATCCAGAGAAGAAATAGCGATTTTTATAATCGTACTCCGCGCGCCCCAGAAAACTCAACAATGCATAGTCTACAGAATAGCCATCAAAACCGGTCAACAACGACGCGGCATCTGGTTCATTAAACCCAGGCATTACAAAACGCTCTCTACTCCCACTAATCTCTGAATTCTGATACTTATAGAATTCTTGTCCTCCCAAAAGGTTGATATGATGATCATCCCATGTTTTATCATAGGTCAAGATATTATTTAAAGTATAGGAGACTCGACGAAAATTGCTTTTAGACACGCTGCCTTTAGTTCGAACCCCGTCTCCCAGCAATGGATTCACGAAATCATGTGTATTGGAATTGACATAATCTAAGCTGTAAGTGGTCCTAAATTTAAGGTCGGATGTCAAGATTGCCTCCAAATATGCTCTACCAGAGAGGTTCTCTCTACGGATATCGTTTTTATCCAAAGGTAGCGATGCTGCCATATTACTATTGGGAGTAGCCCCAGCAGGTCTGTAACTTCCAAAGTCATAGATTTTATTATCATTATCGTCCAATTCGTATGAACCATCTGATTCTCGTTTATAATAGGGATAAAAAGGACCTATTGTACGTGGAAAGTTAATAATATTGGCCGTGTTGCTGTCTTCGGAGGTTGGATATTTCTGTAGGCTACTGCTCACGGAGAGATTTAATCCTGCATTCAACCAACTTTTTGCTTTGACATTGGTATTCAACCTGGCATTATAACGTTTAAATCCAGATTCAATTGCGACGCCTTGATCATTGAGGTATCCAAAAGATAGATAGTAATCGCTTTTTTCACCACCACCTCCAAAATTGAGATCCGATTGTGTACGGTTTCCGGTACGTAGTAATACATCTTCCCAATTGTCATTCCACAGCGTTTTGGCACCTGTGACTAGCTTACCATCCACACCTACCGGCTCAGGAAACCCTGATCCATATGGGTTGATACCGAGATTGGTGACCAATTGACGACTAGCGGTAGCTGCGGCTTGTTCGGCCGACATCTTATTAGCGACGTTGCGATTACGTAGTGCCTCCCAGTATAATTCAAAATATTGATCTGTATTTACTTTTTCATAATCCTTTACCGCTCTGTTTGAAAAACCTTGGTTCAAACTAAAATTAATCCTCGTATCTCCTTTTGCGCCATTCTTTGTCGTGATGATAATAACACCATTTGCTCCCCTAGAACCGTATAGAGCGCTCGCAGCTGCATCTTTAAGCACTGAAATAGACTGGATATCGCTCTGATTGATGGCGTTGATATCACCATTGTAGGGATTGCCATCCACAACGTATAAAGGCGCACTTGAGGCATTGATAGAGCCTATCCCTCGGATACGAATTGTCGCATCTGTACCTGGTTGGCCAGAGGAAGAAACAGACTGTAGTCCCGGAACTTGTCCTTCTAGGGCCTTACTAACGGATGAAACAGGTCTATTATTAATATTCTCTGCTGAGATGGTCGATACCGATCCTGTAAAATTTGCCCGTTTGGCGGTACCATAAGCTACGACCACGACTTCATCTAAGCTACGGTCACTTGGACGTAAACCTATATGTAGATTATCTACTGCTGCATTTACAATTGTTGTTTCAAAACCCACGTAGCTGAGCTGCAATTTGGAGGTTGTCGCTGCTTGAATTGAAAACGAACCATCTTTGGCTGTCCGTACCGTGGTAGTCCCCCCCACAACACTTACATTCACATCTGACAATGATTCCTTTGTCAATTCGTTGATAACAATACCTTGTACTGTTCTCGATTGCTGGGCTTGTCCATAATTGTAGTACAACAATAACGGGAGGACCAGCACCCAGGTCGCATTCATCTTTTTAAGTAATTTTTCCATGCTCATATCAAATACATTAAATCTGTCGATATTCCATACATATCCAAAGCAGCAACAGCCAGTTGGCACATGTGACGGCAAGGCTCTTTTCACGTCCGGACTGTGAGTAAGCACTTGATCCACTTATCGATTCTGCTTTTTTCAGCAGAGAGGCAGTAGCACCTTGCATGGAGACTGGCAGGTTGCTAAGATTTCATCGGGCCTATTCCCTCCATCTTTCCAGATAAGTACGGTATCGATTATTAGGATGCAAAGATAGCGATATTATATATAATCTATAATATATATAGACTTTATTGCTTTTATGACATTTCTATTAGAATATCCACTTTTCCTTCCTCTACAAGAAGGAGTCCCTATTATGTCTGTACGCAGCGAGACCGCTAAGACATGTATAATTAACGGTCGTGGAGGGCTTACAATCGTTTATTAAGGGGATTGCGTGCTTCTAAAAAATCGATTCCATTCTGTTGGATTTTGATAATCAATCATTTCACCTTATGCCTATATCAAAGAGTTGGGAGATTCCAAAATCGTTTTGTATTTTTACCGAGCCTGATTAATATCGGGCCAAATAAAAACAAGTCCAAAACTATTTAGTGCATAATAAATGAGCGACGAAACGAACTACAACGACGACCACGAAGAAGCATTATCACCTCAAGAAAACGAACAGACCAGCAATACGATTCCTTTATCCGGTTTATATGAAAACTGGTTTTTGGATTATGCTTCGTATGTCATCTTGGACCGTGCAGTACCTCATATCAACGACGGATTCAAGCCCGTCCAACGCCGAATACTCCACTCATTGAAAGAGATGGATGATGGTCGATATAATAAGGCGGCCAATGTCATCGGTAACACCATGAAGTATCATCCACACGGGGACGCTTCTATCGGGGATGCGATGGTACAATTAGGTCAAAAAAACCTACTCATAGACTGTCAGGGTAACTGGGGAGACCCTATCACAGGCGACTCAGCTGCTGCACCTCGTTATATCGAAGGTCGCCTATCCAAATTTGCCCTTGACGTCGTATTCAATCCGGAGACTACAGAATGGCAATTTAGCTATGATGGTCGGAATCGCGAACCTGTAACACTTCCTGTCAAATTCCCATTGCTGCTGGCCCAAGGAGCCGAGGGTATCGCGGTAGGTTTGGCGACCAAGATTATGCCGCACAATTTTATCGAGCTGATCGATGAATCCATCAAAGTTCTTCAAGGGGAGCGTCCGTATCTTCTTCCGGATTTCCCAACTGGGGGAATGGCCGATTGCTCCGCTTACAATGAAGGGCAAAGGGGGGGTAAAATCCGTGTTCGTGCCAAAATCGAAGAGCGTGACAAGAAGACTTTGGCAATTACTGAAATCCCCTTTGGAACCACTACAGGGGGGCTCATCGAAAGTGTTGTCACCGCTAACGACAAGGGAAAAATCAAGATTAAAAAGATAGAAGATAACACCGCTGAAAACGTAGAGATTATCGTACACCTTGCGCCAGGAATCTCTCCTGACGTGACTATTGATGCCCTGTACGCATTTACGGCATGCGAATCTTCTATTTCACCGAATACATGTGTCATCAAGAATGAGAAGCCATACTTCATGAGTGTGAATGACATCTTGATTGAGAACACAAAAAACACCAAAGACTTGCTGAAACAGGAGTTGGAGATCAAACTCCATGACCTACAGGAAAAGATTTTTTTCAGTACGCTACTCAAGATATTTATACAGCAGGGCATGTATAAACATCCCGACTATGAAAACTCTGGAGATTTCAACACTGTGGTGGGCGTATTGGATACTTTATTCGAGCCATTCTTCCCTCAGTTTTACCGTACCATCCTGCCTGAGGACTACAAAAAACTGATCGATAAGCCGATGAGTAGCATCACGAGATTCGACGTAAAGAAAGCGGACGAACAGATGGCTGCTTTGGAGGAGGATATTAAAACGGTCAAGAAGCATCTTCGTCAATTGACTGAATATGCAATTGCATGGTATACCCGATTGAAAGAGAAATATGGTCAAGGACGGGAACGCAAGACCGAGCTTCGTGCTTTTGATAAAGTAGAGGCTTCACAGGTAGCATTGGCTAACGCTAAGCTGTATGTAAATCGTGAGGAAGGATTTATCGGGTCGAGCATGAAGAAGGATGAATTCGTATCTGACTGTTCGGATATTGACGATATTATCGTGTTCCGAGGTGACGGCAAGTATGTGGTTACTAAAATACAGGACAAAGTATTCGTCGGAAAAGACATTATACATGTAGCTGTATTTAAAAAGGGTGACGAACGTACGATTTATAATGTGGTATATAAAGAGGGCGGTACAGGGACAAGCTATATTAAACGATTCTCGGTAGTAGGTGTGACGCGGGATAAGGAATATGACGTATCGAAAGGATCGAAAGCTTCGAAAATACTGTATTTCACGGCCAATCCGAATGGGGAGGCGGAAATCATAAATGTACAGCTGAAACCGCATTCGAAGCTTCGCAAATTGGCATTCGACATGGATTTTGCAGAGATTGCCATCAAGGGGCGTGCATCGCAAGGAAATATCGTATCCAAATACCCTGTAAAGAAAATAGCGTTTAAGAGTGCGGGAGTATCCACACTCGCTGGACGAAAAATATGGTACGATGAAATCCTCAAACGACTGAACGTGGATGAGAGGGGCAAGTACTTAGGTGAGTTTGATGGGGATGATAAGATTCTTACGGTTATGGCGGACGGTTCATACGAGTTGTCCAACTTTGATTTGAGCAATCACTTTGATGAGAAGATGATTCGTATCGAGAAGTTCTATCCGCAACATGTCTACACAGCTGTACACCAAGATGGCAAAAGTGGCACTTACTATGTGAAGCGTTTCTGTTTTGATGAGTTGCCTGTGGGCAAACGGGTTACTTTCATTAATGATGAGCCGAATTCGAAGCTTATCTTGTTGACCAATGCTGCTGAGCCGGTGGTCAAATTGGACCTTCGCAAAGGAAAATCGCAGACCGAAGAAGTCATAGACCAACCTTTGGTCGAAATCATTGATGTGAAGGGGATAAAAGCGCAAGGTAATAGGCTATCGTTCCACACGATACAGAAGATCGATTTGCTTACAGCCGAAGAGGATCTCACCGTTTTAAAGGAAAGTGAAGAAATACCTCCTACGGAATCTGATCGACAGCATGATAGCAGGGACGTCAAATCGGACCTGACACTTGAGATCACCAATCCCGATGATGTCGAACTGGGTGATAACCTTAAAAAGGATGACAACGGAAGTATAGACGACAATGGCCAGATAGGTTTATTCTAGCATAAAAAGATCCGGTAGTGATGCCGGATCTTTTTTTAAATACTAAGAACTAGGCTCCAAAAATATGTTTTCCTTTGATCAACAGGTCTTGTTTCTCTTGGTTGCACACGGCATATGAAAAACCATCTTGCAAAGCATAAGAACCATACTCGCCCTTTTTATTCAAGGCTAGGAATCCAACCTGAATTTCCTTGGCCGTAGCTGGTTTTTTCTTGATGATGCGTTCGACTGCTTCTTTGCAAGCCGCTTCGGGAGTGTATCCTTGTCGCATAAGCTCGACTACCAAAAAACTGCCTACTGTTCGGATTACTTCTTCGCCTACACCAGTAGAGGTAGCTCCTCCCACTTCATTATCTACGTAAAGTCCAGCTCCAATGATAGGGCTATCTCCTACCCTTCCTCGCATTTTGAAGGCCATTCCGCTGGTGGTACATGCTCCTGCAAGATTACCATCGCTATCCAAGGCCAGCATACCGATTGTGTCGTGATTGTACTGATTACCTGGTAAGCGTTCGACGGCGAATGACTTGTTCTCAATATTCATGATGGGTTTGTATTTCTTCTCTTTCAACCATTCCTTCCATGCCTTTTCACCCTCAGGCGTCAACAATTCTTCTTTTTCGAACCCTTGCTGAAGAGCGAACTGCAGTGCCCCCTCACCTACTAGCATGACATGTGGTGTCTTGTCCATGACTAACCTAGCGACCGATATCGGATGTGCTATATGTTCCAAAGCAGCGACTGCCCCACAATTGCCTTCGGAATCCATAATACACGCATCCAAAGTTACATGACCATCCCGATCAGGATAGCCTCCCTTGCCTACCGTCATATTCTTCAAGTCAGCTTCGGGTACACGCACTCCTTGTTCAACCGCATCAATGGCTTTTCCATTTTTTTTCAAAATTTCCCAAGCAGCTTGATTGGCTGCGACACCAAAATCCCAGGTTGAGATCACGATGGGAGCGCCACCTTTTGTAGAAATAGCTCCAGAAAAACTCGACAAAGTACTCAAGCTTCCTAAAGAAGCAGCTCCCATTATCCCTTGTTTTATAAATTTACGTCTTGAATGCATATCTAACATCGTCTTTTATACAATACAATATTACGAAACACGCACGAGAGCTTAGGCACCTTTTCGAAAACAAAGTTATGTGCACAAGGGGTTTTAAATCCAATTTCACTTAGCACCTATTATTAAAATCCATCATCTAATTTGTTTATGCTTATTTTTACTATAACGCAGCTCCGTCAGCTTTGCCGTAGACATCCTTGTTACTGTTTTACAGGGATGTCCGATTTCGTACATTAATCGACCTCTAATCATTTCGGCAATAAAAGAGATTTCGAATCGTAAAAAAATATAAATTCAATTCGGTTTTATGCAACATTTTTATTGAAAAAATCAAAAACATACAATAAATACGTATCTTTAATATAAATTTTAACCCTATATTAGTATGCGCCCAATTCATCCAAAAGTCCTTTTCATATATCCTAGCATTGCTTTTATCTCTCTCTTTTGTCTAAATACAGCCGCTGCCCAACAGATTGACTCGTCGCGGTATGTGCAGATTAGAGAATTGCAAGAAACCGTAAAAAATGAATTTGCACCGGATAAAAGATTAAAGTTGGTGGAGCTGTCGACAACGGATGTACCGGGTAACATATATGTCATCCAAACTACAGAATCGGCTGCTCAAAAGAAACTGCAAGCGCAAACAAAAGGTATCGATGCTGACATCACTATTATCCTTCTTCCAGATGCATCTGTAGAAAACAAACACCATGGTGTCGTTAACCTCTCAGTTGCCAACCTTCGAACCAGACCCGACCATGCTGCGGAAATGGCCAGTCAAGTCCTACTTGGCGCACAGGTGGACATTCTTCAAAAGGTGAGAGGCGATTACAGAGTGCGCACGCCAGAGGGGTATATTGCTTGGGTGCCCACTTCTTCGATTGTA encodes:
- a CDS encoding RagB/SusD family nutrient uptake outer membrane protein; its protein translation is MNRNIIYIASLFLLVVVGCSKDLETAPTDAVDENEIYKNADNIETVINGTWKYLNETYATYANPGYSAVMRTSDAMGSDVALITTKYGYAGPYNFTDMFNETSSRTTFFWTLFYKVIDNMNNVVTKIDAADGDLDYKNRLKGQAKALRAFAYYNLVSFYQYTYAKDKDALAVPIYTEPTTVTTVPQARATVEQVYALIESDLKDALTLVGMYQGAKYKINSAIINGLLARTYLNTEKWELAAKHAADARKGYPLMEAAKYAEGFNDLANGEWIWGHPQTPEQSDESYTFHYMDVSSKEAYYSSFMADPYFKELFDEQDIRSQLFEWSGSSINKGWLKYKKFKFRSNMTGDIVYMRAAEMYLIEAEGLARGGHEGEAIDRLNELRGARNAKPYTSGNLVDAILIERRKELWGEGFSLTDILRTQVSVARKSYVKPDGTAIYVTVKNDEGKNESVEALGHTLLIFPDRTSFVPNSRYYLFAIPESERNRNENL
- a CDS encoding SusC/RagA family TonB-linked outer membrane protein; this encodes MEKLLKKMNATWVLVLPLLLYYNYGQAQQSRTVQGIVINELTKESLSDVNVSVVGGTTTVRTAKDGSFSIQAATTSKLQLSYVGFETTIVNAAVDNLHIGLRPSDRSLDEVVVVAYGTAKRANFTGSVSTISAENINNRPVSSVSKALEGQVPGLQSVSSSGQPGTDATIRIRGIGSINASSAPLYVVDGNPYNGDINAINQSDIQSISVLKDAAASALYGSRGANGVIIITTKNGAKGDTRINFSLNQGFSNRAVKDYEKVNTDQYFELYWEALRNRNVANKMSAEQAAATASRQLVTNLGINPYGSGFPEPVGVDGKLVTGAKTLWNDNWEDVLLRTGNRTQSDLNFGGGGEKSDYYLSFGYLNDQGVAIESGFKRYNARLNTNVKAKSWLNAGLNLSVSSSLQKYPTSEDSNTANIINFPRTIGPFYPYYKRESDGSYELDDNDNKIYDFGSYRPAGATPNSNMAASLPLDKNDIRRENLSGRAYLEAILTSDLKFRTTYSLDYVNSNTHDFVNPLLGDGVRTKGSVSKSNFRRVSYTLNNILTYDKTWDDHHINLLGGQEFYKYQNSEISGSRERFVMPGFNEPDAASLLTGFDGYSVDYALLSFLGRAEYDYKNRYFFSGSLRTDGSSRFAPDTRWGTFWSLGASWKIAEEEFLKNTGLFNQLTLRASYGAQGNDNLGTYYAYQGLYAITNSLGEGGTVTRRLATPDLKWETNLNLNVGLDVAILNNRISASIEYFDRKSKDLLYTMPMAPSTGFTGYDVNLGGIKNTGIELTLQTIPIRNEDFRWNLDLNVSHFKNQITELPNGNKDIESGNKLLRVGGSIYDFYIKEWAGVNPGDGTPTWYIQNADGSKDATWDYSKASRSIQGSALPKVTGGLSNTFTYKNIDLSALLTFSLGGKIYDGDYLMVMHNGNSPGRAWSKEILNRWTPENTDTDVPALSTTNSGWTQQSTRFLYSASYARLKNVSLGYNFSKNLLTRIGLQQLRVFAQGENLLTFNKHKGMDPEQTVNGATYYRYPAMRSVSAGLQLGF
- a CDS encoding DNA gyrase/topoisomerase IV subunit A — protein: MSDETNYNDDHEEALSPQENEQTSNTIPLSGLYENWFLDYASYVILDRAVPHINDGFKPVQRRILHSLKEMDDGRYNKAANVIGNTMKYHPHGDASIGDAMVQLGQKNLLIDCQGNWGDPITGDSAAAPRYIEGRLSKFALDVVFNPETTEWQFSYDGRNREPVTLPVKFPLLLAQGAEGIAVGLATKIMPHNFIELIDESIKVLQGERPYLLPDFPTGGMADCSAYNEGQRGGKIRVRAKIEERDKKTLAITEIPFGTTTGGLIESVVTANDKGKIKIKKIEDNTAENVEIIVHLAPGISPDVTIDALYAFTACESSISPNTCVIKNEKPYFMSVNDILIENTKNTKDLLKQELEIKLHDLQEKIFFSTLLKIFIQQGMYKHPDYENSGDFNTVVGVLDTLFEPFFPQFYRTILPEDYKKLIDKPMSSITRFDVKKADEQMAALEEDIKTVKKHLRQLTEYAIAWYTRLKEKYGQGRERKTELRAFDKVEASQVALANAKLYVNREEGFIGSSMKKDEFVSDCSDIDDIIVFRGDGKYVVTKIQDKVFVGKDIIHVAVFKKGDERTIYNVVYKEGGTGTSYIKRFSVVGVTRDKEYDVSKGSKASKILYFTANPNGEAEIINVQLKPHSKLRKLAFDMDFAEIAIKGRASQGNIVSKYPVKKIAFKSAGVSTLAGRKIWYDEILKRLNVDERGKYLGEFDGDDKILTVMADGSYELSNFDLSNHFDEKMIRIEKFYPQHVYTAVHQDGKSGTYYVKRFCFDELPVGKRVTFINDEPNSKLILLTNAAEPVVKLDLRKGKSQTEEVIDQPLVEIIDVKGIKAQGNRLSFHTIQKIDLLTAEEDLTVLKESEEIPPTESDRQHDSRDVKSDLTLEITNPDDVELGDNLKKDDNGSIDDNGQIGLF
- a CDS encoding N(4)-(beta-N-acetylglucosaminyl)-L-asparaginase gives rise to the protein MHSRRKFIKQGIMGAASLGSLSTLSSFSGAISTKGGAPIVISTWDFGVAANQAAWEILKKNGKAIDAVEQGVRVPEADLKNMTVGKGGYPDRDGHVTLDACIMDSEGNCGAVAALEHIAHPISVARLVMDKTPHVMLVGEGALQFALQQGFEKEELLTPEGEKAWKEWLKEKKYKPIMNIENKSFAVERLPGNQYNHDTIGMLALDSDGNLAGACTTSGMAFKMRGRVGDSPIIGAGLYVDNEVGGATSTGVGEEVIRTVGSFLVVELMRQGYTPEAACKEAVERIIKKKPATAKEIQVGFLALNKKGEYGSYALQDGFSYAVCNQEKQDLLIKGKHIFGA